One genomic region from Kamptonema formosum PCC 6407 encodes:
- a CDS encoding NAD(P)H-quinone oxidoreductase subunit N, translating to MDFATLVAQLNAGTILPEGIVIVTLLVVLCGDLIVGRSSSAWTPYVAVAGLLAAIAALCYQWESTNTISFFGGFNSDALSIAFRGIVALSAAVTILMSVRYIQQTGTSLAEFISILLTATLGGMFLCGADELVMIFVSLETLSISSYLLTGYTKRDPRSNEAALKYLLIGSASSAVFLYSLSLLYGLSGGETTLTAIAQGLAAADSGNSLGLAIALVFAIAGISFKISAVPFHQWTPDVYEGSPTPVVAFLSVGSKAAGFALAIRLLTTAFPLVTEQWHLVFTALAILSMVLGNVVALAQTSMKRLLAYSSIGQAGFVMIGLIAGSEAGYSSMIFYLLVYLFMNLGGFACVILFSLRTGTDQISEYAGLYQKDPLLTLCLSICLLSLGGIPPLAGFFGKIYLFWAGWQAGLYLLVLLGLITTVVSIYYYIRVVKMMVVKEPQEMSSSVKNYPEANWTLPGMRPLQVSLILTLIATSLAGILANPILTLANSSVNRTPILQAVLSQTQPVAVVSIQSNLSQSQQD from the coding sequence ATGGATTTTGCTACTCTTGTTGCCCAGCTAAATGCTGGAACCATCTTGCCAGAAGGAATAGTCATCGTCACCCTCCTGGTAGTGCTCTGCGGCGACTTGATCGTAGGCCGTAGTTCCTCAGCGTGGACTCCCTACGTTGCCGTTGCTGGTTTACTCGCTGCGATCGCGGCCCTCTGCTACCAGTGGGAGAGCACTAACACGATTTCATTCTTCGGCGGTTTCAACAGCGATGCGCTAAGTATTGCATTTCGCGGCATTGTTGCCCTTTCTGCCGCTGTTACTATTTTGATGTCGGTACGCTACATCCAGCAAACGGGTACATCCTTGGCAGAATTCATCAGCATTTTGCTTACCGCTACCTTGGGGGGGATGTTCCTCTGTGGGGCCGACGAATTGGTGATGATTTTCGTCTCGCTGGAAACTCTCAGTATCTCATCATACCTGCTGACAGGTTACACCAAGCGCGACCCGCGTTCCAACGAAGCAGCATTGAAATACCTGCTAATTGGTTCCGCTTCTTCGGCGGTATTTCTATACTCTCTTTCCTTGCTGTACGGATTATCGGGAGGGGAAACCACATTAACCGCGATCGCCCAGGGCCTTGCTGCTGCTGATAGCGGTAACTCCCTCGGTTTAGCGATCGCCTTAGTATTCGCGATCGCAGGCATCTCCTTCAAAATCTCCGCCGTCCCCTTTCACCAGTGGACACCAGACGTTTACGAAGGTTCACCCACACCAGTCGTCGCCTTCCTTTCCGTCGGTTCCAAAGCGGCCGGTTTCGCCCTCGCCATCCGCCTCCTCACTACCGCTTTCCCCCTAGTTACAGAACAGTGGCACTTAGTTTTTACCGCCCTCGCCATACTCAGCATGGTTTTGGGTAACGTCGTCGCCCTCGCCCAGACTAGCATGAAGCGGCTACTAGCTTACTCCTCCATCGGACAAGCTGGATTCGTAATGATCGGTTTGATCGCAGGCAGTGAAGCAGGCTATTCCAGCATGATATTTTATCTGTTGGTTTACCTATTTATGAACTTAGGCGGTTTCGCCTGCGTGATTTTATTCTCCCTACGAACTGGTACAGACCAAATTAGCGAATATGCCGGTTTGTATCAAAAAGATCCGCTTTTAACCTTGTGTTTAAGCATTTGCCTGCTATCATTGGGAGGCATTCCGCCCCTAGCCGGTTTCTTCGGCAAAATTTATCTGTTTTGGGCAGGCTGGCAAGCAGGTCTTTACCTCTTAGTATTGTTGGGGTTAATTACTACTGTAGTCTCGATTTACTACTATATTCGAGTAGTAAAAATGATGGTAGTTAAGGAACCTCAAGAAATGTCAAGTTCGGTCAAGAATTATCCAGAAGCTAACTGGACTCTTCCCGGAATGCGACCTTTACAAGTCAGTCTGATTTTGACATTAATTGCCACATCCTTAGCGGGAATTTTGGCTAATCCGATATTGACTTTAGCCAACAGTTCTGTCAATCGCACTCCCATATTACAGGCTGTTTTGAGTCAGACGCAACCTGTGGCAGTGGTTTCGATCCAATCAAATCTTTCCCAATCTCAACAGGATTAA
- a CDS encoding cobalamin biosynthesis protein, with protein MQQHCRVLWIGIGCQSGTSRDVIESAIKQVCRNYDLAESTIAGIATIDTKADEVGLIELCQGRNWQLKTFSAKVLNSIQVPNPSKIVAQSIGVPSVAEAAAICATINLELSSADEYRYKQISNHYPGSSASICGSKKNLLVPKQIFRSDCQQGARGGAVTVAIASAETE; from the coding sequence GTGCAACAGCATTGTAGAGTTTTATGGATAGGAATAGGTTGCCAAAGCGGAACTTCTAGAGACGTGATAGAATCTGCTATCAAACAAGTATGCCGCAATTATGATTTAGCAGAAAGTACGATCGCAGGCATTGCTACTATTGATACTAAGGCTGATGAAGTTGGATTAATAGAACTTTGTCAAGGGCGGAATTGGCAACTAAAAACCTTCTCTGCTAAGGTTTTAAACTCAATTCAAGTACCCAACCCTTCAAAAATTGTTGCTCAATCAATCGGTGTTCCCAGTGTAGCAGAAGCGGCAGCTATTTGTGCTACAATTAACCTAGAATTATCGAGTGCCGACGAATACAGATACAAGCAGATATCTAATCATTATCCAGGATCGTCTGCTTCGATCTGCGGTTCAAAAAAAAACCTCCTAGTTCCTAAACAAATCTTTCGTTCCGATTGTCAACAGGGGGCTAGGGGGGGTGCGGTGACAGTTGCGATCGCCTCAGCAGAAACAGAATAA
- a CDS encoding leucyl aminopeptidase translates to MEFQPTDTARLEWTGDALAIGLFEEAVELTDELVKLDEKLAGTLKELIDEVEFKGTTGSSAIARVGSHSQIRKIIIVGLGKPEELKLETLRRAAAATARLAKKEKCKTLGISFPALEDGRDATVQAIAEGIELALYQDLRFKSEPDDKGPAIERIDLLGLGGTEAAITRAYQISAGVILARELVAAPANSVTPITMAETAQSLASECGLALEILEREDCEKLGMGAFLGVALASDLPPKFIHMIYKPEGTPRRKVAIVGKGLTFDSGGLNIKAAGGIEMMKVDMGGAAATLGAAKAIGHLKPDVEVHFISAVTENMISGKAMHPGDILTASNGKTIEVNNTDAEGRLTLADALVYADKLGLDAIVDLATLTGACIIALGDDIAGLWSPDDKVAAQFATASELAGEKFWRMPLEEKYFEGLKALHADMKNTGPRPGGSITAALFLKQFVKDTPWVHLDIAGPVWTDKENGYNSAGATGFGVRTLVNWVLGNG, encoded by the coding sequence ATGGAATTTCAACCCACTGATACAGCCCGCTTGGAATGGACGGGAGACGCTCTTGCTATTGGTTTATTCGAGGAAGCGGTAGAATTAACCGATGAACTCGTAAAACTAGATGAAAAGCTAGCTGGTACTTTAAAAGAACTCATTGATGAGGTAGAATTTAAAGGTACAACTGGCAGCAGTGCGATCGCTCGCGTTGGTAGTCACAGTCAGATCCGCAAAATCATCATCGTTGGTTTGGGTAAACCAGAAGAACTAAAATTAGAAACTTTGCGCCGCGCCGCTGCCGCCACTGCTAGACTGGCCAAAAAGGAAAAATGCAAAACCTTGGGAATTAGCTTTCCCGCCTTAGAGGATGGACGGGATGCTACAGTGCAGGCGATCGCAGAAGGCATAGAACTAGCTTTATATCAAGATCTCCGATTCAAGTCCGAACCTGACGACAAAGGGCCTGCGATCGAGCGAATAGACTTGCTAGGTTTAGGTGGCACTGAAGCCGCCATTACCCGCGCCTATCAAATCTCTGCTGGAGTGATTCTAGCACGGGAATTGGTAGCCGCACCCGCTAATTCTGTCACGCCGATAACGATGGCCGAGACTGCTCAATCTCTAGCCTCTGAATGCGGCCTAGCTTTAGAAATATTAGAGCGGGAAGACTGCGAAAAACTAGGCATGGGAGCATTTTTGGGAGTTGCTTTAGCATCCGACTTGCCGCCTAAATTCATTCACATGATTTACAAACCGGAGGGAACACCTCGGCGGAAAGTTGCGATCGTTGGTAAAGGCTTAACCTTCGATTCTGGTGGCTTGAATATTAAAGCTGCTGGCGGTATTGAAATGATGAAAGTAGACATGGGTGGCGCTGCTGCTACTTTAGGTGCAGCCAAAGCGATCGGACATTTAAAGCCAGATGTCGAAGTTCACTTTATTAGTGCCGTCACTGAAAATATGATCAGTGGCAAAGCCATGCACCCTGGAGACATTTTGACAGCTTCTAATGGTAAGACTATTGAAGTTAACAATACCGATGCTGAAGGGCGTTTAACTTTAGCAGATGCTTTGGTATATGCTGATAAGTTGGGATTAGATGCCATTGTCGATCTTGCTACTTTAACAGGTGCTTGTATCATTGCTTTGGGTGATGATATTGCTGGTTTATGGAGTCCTGATGATAAGGTTGCTGCTCAATTTGCTACTGCCTCTGAACTTGCCGGAGAAAAATTCTGGCGAATGCCTTTGGAAGAGAAGTATTTTGAAGGTTTGAAAGCTTTGCACGCTGATATGAAAAATACGGGGCCACGTCCCGGCGGTTCGATTACGGCGGCACTGTTTTTGAAGCAATTTGTTAAGGATACTCCTTGGGTTCACTTAGACATTGCTGGGCCAGTTTGGACTGACAAGGAAAATGGTTATAACAGTGCTGGTGCAACTGGTTTTGGAGTTCGGACTTTGGTAAATTGGGTGTTGGGTAATGGTTAG
- a CDS encoding DUF5678 domain-containing protein, with product MTYNSPEEYIEAMRTILNSGDFAGAQQLSFKAVEHYPDHAEIKKIARILAPSVVRVSKRPPDRDTLVNQNWIKQNRMQYRGNWIALKDGKLLAIGKNVDELVEQVGDIKEKRIFVTAIY from the coding sequence ATGACTTATAATTCCCCAGAAGAATACATCGAAGCCATGCGAACTATTTTGAATAGCGGCGATTTTGCAGGAGCACAGCAGCTATCATTTAAAGCCGTTGAGCATTACCCCGATCATGCTGAAATTAAGAAGATCGCTCGCATCTTAGCACCATCGGTAGTTAGAGTCAGTAAACGCCCCCCAGATCGAGATACGCTGGTCAATCAAAACTGGATCAAGCAGAACCGGATGCAATATCGGGGAAACTGGATTGCTCTGAAGGATGGTAAGCTATTGGCTATTGGGAAAAATGTTGATGAATTAGTGGAGCAGGTAGGTGATATAAAGGAAAAACGTATATTTGTGACAGCGATTTATTAA
- a CDS encoding fatty acid desaturase family protein gives MQSEKLNDTVDTGMLIHQSVYAKKLRPLLPPAAFQPDSSKLVILLINMGILLLGWGIADRLNQWPIYLLWLYLPLALIMGNSIVAMSFISHDFMHGSVQKKSRLSYIISFLGFAMLFMPPTQWKTLHNIVHHSQTNSVADPDRNYLYEQPNTWGKKIQDFFVPSLDFNPVWFFIIGMAGSWLFHNFSNLSSILLFNNKSVDYVPAAFTVSEKDRWTIALELLAIFGLHFSILFYLDFHPLKLALGYFLPLAIGHSGIMFYIYTNHLICRMTSINDPLINSLSLRVPKIVDLLHFNFSYHTEHHIFPSLNSDYYPLVQELIEIHYPGRMNLLTAGEAWQLLMETPRHYKDDVTLTDYSGKVSVNCPLDNSDVMPLDSSKDRN, from the coding sequence ATGCAGTCAGAAAAATTGAATGATACTGTAGACACCGGAATGCTGATTCACCAATCGGTGTATGCTAAAAAATTGCGTCCTTTGCTGCCACCAGCAGCTTTTCAACCAGATTCTAGTAAGTTAGTCATATTGTTAATTAATATGGGCATTTTACTATTAGGTTGGGGAATTGCCGATCGTTTAAACCAGTGGCCTATCTATCTTTTATGGCTTTATTTACCTTTAGCTTTGATTATGGGTAATAGTATCGTAGCTATGTCATTTATCTCCCATGACTTCATGCACGGTAGCGTTCAGAAAAAGTCTAGACTGAGTTATATCATTAGTTTTCTAGGATTTGCAATGTTGTTTATGCCCCCGACTCAGTGGAAAACTCTACACAACATTGTACATCACAGTCAAACAAATTCTGTGGCAGATCCCGACCGCAATTACCTTTACGAACAACCTAATACTTGGGGAAAAAAGATTCAAGATTTCTTTGTCCCATCCCTTGACTTCAATCCAGTTTGGTTTTTCATAATTGGGATGGCTGGTTCGTGGTTATTTCATAATTTTTCTAACCTCTCTTCGATCCTGTTGTTTAATAATAAGTCAGTTGATTATGTGCCGGCTGCTTTTACAGTCAGTGAAAAAGATAGATGGACGATTGCCCTTGAATTACTGGCAATTTTTGGCCTGCATTTCAGCATATTATTCTATCTAGACTTTCATCCGCTCAAACTTGCTCTTGGTTACTTTCTACCGCTAGCAATTGGTCATTCAGGAATCATGTTTTATATTTACACGAATCACCTGATTTGCCGGATGACGAGTATTAACGATCCGTTGATCAATAGTCTTTCTCTCCGGGTTCCTAAAATTGTCGATCTGTTGCACTTTAACTTTTCCTATCACACGGAACATCATATTTTCCCTAGTCTCAACTCAGACTATTATCCTCTAGTTCAAGAGTTGATAGAAATTCACTATCCTGGCCGGATGAATTTACTGACTGCGGGTGAAGCTTGGCAATTGTTAATGGAAACTCCCCGCCATTACAAAGATGATGTCACCTTAACTGATTATTCGGGTAAAGTTTCGGTAAATTGCCCTCTGGATAATTCTGATGTCATGCCTTTGGATTCATCAAAAGACCGGAACTGA
- a CDS encoding lytic transglycosylase domain-containing protein, which translates to MLKQRKTTVPLLIGVSVCALAIGAFAPVTKWIGFGSSVNQNPQDTAIAEAEVRTLVSLSPIERSQKLEAIAQQPQSKARSEARYLLAKDLMAKGEAAKALTLLERLEQDYPILASHIVMLRAQAYEAAGEAGKAENTWQDLLKRYENDPVAAEALYILGKTQPEHWDKAIAQFPSHPRTIEMARSRLKTNPNQPELLLLIAKHGLYLKDYGSIVETLAQKYSAFLKPEDWEAIAFGYWEKQDYGKAAIAYAKSPRTPRNLYRKARGLWLDGKIPESKIAYKQLITEFPDGGEDTALGLIRISRLSEPKEALVYLDRAISKFPDRAPEALLDKSKILDKQGSEKLASQTRQLLLQKYNNSDAAAELRWTIAQQAAKAGNLKIAWQQARDITNNNPDSILAPEAAFWVGKWAQRIGRQEDAQKAFEYTIARYPESYFAWRSAVFLGWPVGDFTTVRSLSPNVVPLAQRPEPPVGSEALKELYQLGQDRSAWTLWQVEFKNQMKPSIPEQFTDGLMRIGVGDNLDGLWMISSLRQREEPEDKNQYLSLRQQPAYWQALYPFPYLETIVKWSGEMRLNPVLVTALIRQESRFMPGIKSAVGATGLMQVMPETGDWIAKQIQLKNYSLENVDDNIKLGTWYLDHTHDEYKNNSMLAVASYNAGPGAVGDWLQRFGFNDPDAFVDKIPYDETKGYVKSVFENYWNYLRIYNPEINQLVAQHNAAKQQPTKP; encoded by the coding sequence ATGCTCAAGCAACGCAAAACCACAGTTCCTCTATTGATAGGTGTTTCCGTTTGCGCTCTGGCGATCGGAGCTTTTGCACCGGTGACAAAGTGGATTGGATTTGGTTCGTCTGTGAATCAGAATCCCCAGGATACGGCGATCGCGGAGGCGGAAGTTAGGACTTTGGTATCGCTCTCGCCAATAGAGCGATCGCAGAAGTTGGAAGCGATCGCACAACAGCCACAATCTAAGGCTCGTAGCGAAGCGCGTTATCTGCTGGCGAAAGATTTAATGGCAAAGGGAGAAGCGGCAAAAGCTCTCACTTTGTTAGAGAGATTAGAGCAAGATTATCCGATTTTAGCATCTCACATTGTGATGCTACGCGCCCAAGCTTACGAAGCAGCAGGTGAAGCAGGTAAAGCTGAAAATACTTGGCAGGATTTGCTCAAACGCTATGAGAACGATCCAGTGGCGGCTGAAGCTTTGTATATTTTAGGAAAGACGCAGCCGGAACATTGGGACAAGGCGATCGCGCAATTTCCGTCTCATCCCCGCACTATAGAAATGGCGCGATCGCGGCTGAAAACCAATCCCAATCAGCCAGAATTGCTATTACTGATCGCCAAACATGGCTTGTACCTCAAAGATTACGGCTCAATAGTAGAAACCTTAGCCCAGAAATATTCTGCCTTCTTGAAACCCGAAGATTGGGAAGCGATCGCCTTCGGCTATTGGGAGAAACAGGATTACGGCAAAGCTGCGATCGCCTACGCCAAATCTCCCCGCACCCCCCGCAATCTCTACCGTAAAGCGCGAGGTTTATGGTTAGACGGAAAAATACCTGAATCTAAAATTGCTTATAAACAACTGATAACTGAATTTCCCGATGGAGGCGAAGACACCGCTTTAGGTTTAATCAGAATTTCGCGGCTTTCCGAACCCAAAGAAGCTTTAGTTTACCTCGATCGCGCTATTAGCAAATTCCCCGATCGCGCACCCGAAGCACTGTTAGACAAATCTAAAATTCTTGACAAGCAAGGAAGCGAAAAATTAGCCTCCCAAACTCGTCAACTGTTGCTACAAAAATATAACAATTCAGATGCCGCCGCTGAACTACGGTGGACGATTGCCCAACAAGCCGCGAAGGCGGGAAATTTAAAAATAGCTTGGCAACAAGCCAGAGATATAACCAATAATAACCCCGATAGCATATTAGCACCAGAAGCAGCATTTTGGGTAGGAAAATGGGCGCAGCGAATCGGTCGTCAGGAGGATGCACAAAAAGCATTTGAATATACCATCGCCCGCTATCCAGAATCTTATTTTGCTTGGCGTTCTGCGGTATTTCTGGGTTGGCCTGTAGGAGATTTTACCACAGTGAGAAGCTTATCTCCCAATGTAGTCCCACTCGCTCAAAGACCAGAACCTCCCGTCGGTTCTGAAGCATTAAAAGAACTCTATCAATTAGGTCAAGATCGTTCGGCTTGGACGCTATGGCAAGTTGAGTTTAAAAATCAGATGAAGCCGTCAATACCGGAACAATTTACTGATGGTTTGATGCGAATAGGAGTAGGAGATAATCTAGATGGACTGTGGATGATTTCAAGTTTACGGCAACGAGAAGAACCAGAGGATAAAAACCAATATTTATCCTTAAGACAGCAACCTGCTTACTGGCAAGCATTATACCCATTTCCCTACTTAGAAACAATTGTCAAGTGGTCGGGAGAAATGCGTTTAAATCCAGTATTAGTTACCGCCTTAATTCGGCAAGAATCGCGATTTATGCCAGGGATTAAATCAGCAGTCGGCGCAACTGGTTTAATGCAGGTTATGCCAGAAACAGGGGATTGGATTGCTAAGCAAATTCAACTCAAAAACTATTCTTTAGAGAATGTAGACGACAACATTAAACTCGGCACTTGGTATCTCGATCACACCCACGATGAGTACAAGAATAATTCAATGTTAGCAGTAGCCAGTTACAATGCCGGGCCTGGTGCAGTCGGAGATTGGTTACAGAGATTTGGCTTTAACGATCCCGATGCTTTTGTGGATAAAATTCCCTACGATGAAACTAAGGGATATGTGAAGTCTGTGTTTGAGAATTACTGGAATTATTTAAGGATTTATAATCCCGAAATAAATCAGTTGGTAGCACAGCATAATGCAGCGAAGCAACAACCAACTAAACCTTAA
- a CDS encoding type II toxin-antitoxin system VapC family toxin gives MKYLLDTDRISFLQRRSGLEFTRLTARMSQHSPSDFALSVVSFHEQVLGAHDFINRAKTNTETLRGYTLLLEILQGFAQAPVFPFDPVAIAIFEQMRSQRVRVSTMDLRIAAIAISRNLVLLTRNFSDFSKIPGLKIEDWTV, from the coding sequence GTGAAATATTTACTCGACACCGATCGCATTAGTTTCCTACAGCGACGTTCAGGCTTAGAATTTACTCGTTTGACGGCTCGAATGAGTCAACACTCACCATCGGATTTTGCTTTATCGGTTGTGAGTTTTCACGAACAAGTTCTTGGCGCACACGATTTCATCAATCGTGCTAAAACAAATACCGAAACCCTTCGCGGATATACTTTATTGTTAGAAATCCTTCAAGGTTTTGCACAAGCTCCCGTTTTCCCTTTCGATCCAGTTGCGATCGCAATCTTTGAGCAAATGCGGTCGCAACGGGTTCGCGTATCTACAATGGATTTGAGAATTGCAGCGATCGCCATATCTCGTAACTTGGTGTTATTGACTAGAAACTTTAGCGATTTTAGCAAAATTCCAGGTTTGAAAATAGAAGATTGGACGGTATAG
- a CDS encoding DUF6883 domain-containing protein — MKLPNGNHAEISLQKLVGYCLNQEHSSGKHKARVFASVLGITANNAEVLRELIQKAAIEGEVIQQDTTDFGQQFKVDWIVPDTSGIELRTIWEVTTTNSNPRLISAFLKP; from the coding sequence ATGAAACTACCGAATGGCAATCATGCAGAAATTTCTCTGCAAAAGCTAGTTGGCTACTGCTTAAATCAAGAGCACTCTAGTGGAAAGCACAAAGCTAGAGTCTTTGCCTCGGTTTTGGGAATCACCGCTAATAATGCAGAGGTTTTGCGAGAGCTTATTCAAAAAGCAGCGATTGAAGGTGAAGTTATCCAACAAGATACTACTGATTTTGGGCAACAGTTTAAGGTTGATTGGATTGTACCCGATACGTCAGGTATTGAGCTGCGGACAATCTGGGAAGTTACTACAACTAATTCTAATCCTCGTTTAATTTCAGCTTTTCTTAAACCATGA
- a CDS encoding phage holin family protein gives MLNFALTWLVAAVSLVITANIVPGIAISSFPAALVAAVLVGFVNAIVRPIITLLTLPLTILSLGLFLLVVNAISLSMAAWLAGVFDIGFKVSGFWPAFFGAIVLSFVSGLIGSFVNVDRTGIE, from the coding sequence ATGCTAAATTTTGCTTTAACTTGGCTAGTTGCAGCCGTTTCACTGGTAATTACTGCCAATATCGTACCAGGTATTGCGATTAGTAGTTTTCCTGCTGCTTTGGTAGCTGCGGTTCTGGTCGGTTTCGTCAATGCGATTGTGAGACCGATTATCACACTTTTGACACTACCTCTCACAATTCTTTCTCTGGGTTTGTTTTTGTTGGTGGTGAATGCGATCTCCCTGTCTATGGCAGCATGGTTGGCGGGAGTATTCGATATTGGCTTTAAGGTTAGCGGTTTCTGGCCTGCATTTTTCGGTGCGATCGTTCTCTCTTTTGTTTCTGGATTGATCGGCAGTTTTGTGAATGTGGATAGGACTGGGATCGAATAA
- a CDS encoding DUF4926 domain-containing protein has translation MDSVAILKPVSNTRLTLVEPEYASISSLPVGLVGTIVEVYDTGNDYQYLVEFADNQGIEYAMAILKEDEILVLQYELAVA, from the coding sequence TTGGATTCTGTTGCTATTCTCAAGCCTGTGTCAAATACGAGATTAACGCTAGTGGAACCAGAATACGCATCTATCTCTAGTTTGCCAGTAGGACTTGTGGGAACTATTGTTGAAGTGTATGATACAGGAAATGACTATCAATATTTAGTGGAGTTTGCTGATAATCAAGGGATTGAATATGCTATGGCTATTTTGAAAGAAGATGAAATTTTAGTTCTGCAATATGAACTCGCAGTTGCTTAG
- a CDS encoding pentapeptide repeat-containing protein, with protein MILPVFAVELSSAYTTPISTCKENRLMIIRKLAVLAILTVGYAYALFLLTWSLPAQAQSKYYAPPLSYSNAELTRRDFSGQMLRSAEFSNANMELSNFSNADLRGAIMSASVMVKANLHGADLAYAMADQVNFTNADLSDTVFSEAIQFIAFIYVHLLMSSQLFSNLIVGVALLFKLIIFHRLTFFILTPPLDFFEDIYSYQKRSGVIDAIAQNSSFLFGYLLVFFFHIIIALISLLLRYFLDSNITIIDVILISMTPAILIYFYEVSVCLTMCVVRKDYANIYSAGLFKNILLLASNTIIIIIGMLMGWFAVNFFITKE; from the coding sequence ATGATTTTACCCGTTTTTGCCGTTGAGCTGAGTTCGGCATACACTACTCCCATATCTACTTGCAAGGAAAACAGACTTATGATAATTCGGAAACTAGCGGTATTGGCGATACTTACGGTGGGCTACGCCTACGCACTCTTTCTTTTAACTTGGTCGCTACCAGCCCAAGCTCAATCTAAATATTACGCTCCTCCCTTATCTTATAGCAATGCTGAACTCACGCGCCGCGACTTTTCTGGTCAAATGCTGCGATCGGCTGAATTTTCTAATGCTAACATGGAGTTAAGTAATTTTAGTAATGCCGATTTACGAGGAGCAATTATGAGTGCTTCTGTAATGGTAAAAGCAAATTTACACGGTGCAGATTTAGCTTACGCAATGGCAGATCAGGTGAATTTTACTAATGCTGATTTAAGCGATACTGTTTTCTCGGAAGCGATACAATTTATAGCGTTTATTTATGTCCACCTACTTATGAGTAGCCAGTTGTTCTCAAACTTGATTGTAGGAGTAGCCTTACTCTTTAAATTGATAATATTTCATCGCCTAACTTTTTTTATACTTACACCACCTCTCGATTTTTTTGAAGATATATATTCCTATCAAAAAAGATCGGGAGTAATTGATGCGATCGCTCAAAATTCAAGTTTTTTATTTGGCTATTTATTGGTCTTCTTTTTTCATATTATAATTGCTTTAATTTCTTTATTATTACGTTATTTTTTAGATAGCAATATTACTATTATTGATGTTATTTTAATTTCTATGACTCCGGCAATCTTGATCTATTTTTATGAAGTGTCAGTATGTTTAACAATGTGTGTAGTAAGGAAAGACTACGCAAATATATATTCCGCAGGGCTTTTCAAAAACATTTTGTTGCTTGCTTCAAATACAATTATTATAATAATAGGTATGTTAATGGGATGGTTTGCAGTAAACTTTTTTATAACTAAGGAGTAA
- a CDS encoding CsbD family protein codes for MSTEDRAKAVGKNIEGKLQEVWGNITGSKKDQATGKAKQAESAARHVVEDAKQTAKEIADKAKKAIDKL; via the coding sequence ATGAGCACTGAAGATAGAGCAAAGGCCGTTGGCAAAAACATTGAAGGTAAACTCCAAGAAGTTTGGGGAAATATCACAGGTAGCAAAAAAGACCAAGCAACAGGTAAGGCCAAACAAGCTGAATCCGCCGCCCGCCATGTGGTAGAAGATGCCAAGCAAACTGCAAAAGAGATCGCAGATAAGGCAAAAAAGGCGATCGATAAGTTGTAG